Proteins from one Oscillatoria nigro-viridis PCC 7112 genomic window:
- a CDS encoding WecB/TagA/CpsF family glycosyltransferase: MDRSRPQFSVLGLPVHILDDYAGWLMQRLHQGLGSHVVTLNAEMAMQAEQNPALADVIRSAELVIPDGSGVVLYLRLRGKPAQRYPGIELAESLLQAAGKLPDSQPVFFYGGFPGVAAAAAETWQQKVNGLSIASQHGYLAADEEKDFRESLNKMQPKLIFVGLGVPRQEFWIAEHRHLCPQSIWVGVGGSFDIWAGKKDRAPAWFCDNHLEWLYRLYQEPWRWRRMLALPQFALKALGDLRG; encoded by the coding sequence ATGGATCGATCGCGCCCGCAATTTTCAGTGCTGGGACTACCAGTTCACATATTAGATGATTATGCAGGTTGGCTGATGCAGCGCCTGCATCAAGGATTGGGAAGTCACGTCGTGACGCTGAATGCTGAAATGGCGATGCAAGCCGAGCAAAATCCGGCTTTAGCGGATGTAATTCGCTCTGCTGAACTCGTGATTCCCGACGGTTCGGGAGTGGTGCTGTACTTGAGGCTGCGCGGCAAACCGGCCCAGCGCTATCCGGGGATTGAATTAGCAGAATCGCTGCTGCAAGCAGCCGGAAAATTGCCGGATTCGCAACCAGTATTTTTCTATGGAGGTTTCCCCGGAGTAGCGGCTGCTGCTGCAGAAACTTGGCAGCAAAAGGTTAACGGATTGTCGATTGCTTCTCAACACGGTTATCTGGCCGCAGATGAAGAAAAAGACTTCCGTGAAAGCCTCAACAAAATGCAGCCAAAACTAATTTTTGTAGGATTGGGAGTGCCGCGCCAAGAATTTTGGATTGCCGAACACCGACACCTTTGCCCTCAGTCAATTTGGGTGGGAGTAGGCGGCAGTTTCGATATTTGGGCGGGAAAAAAAGACCGCGCGCCTGCTTGGTTTTGCGACAATCATTTAGAATGGCTGTACCGGCTTTATCAAGAACCTTGGCGGTGGCGCAGGATGTTAGCTTTGCCACAATTTGCATTGAAAGCTTTGGGGGATTTGCGAGGGTAA
- a CDS encoding GxxExxY protein, giving the protein MGEKIHAPHEDLTYRIIGAGMAVHRQLGPGYKEAIYQEKLEQQLTKEGIAFEPQKNLPVYYNGQLLGLYIPDFIIENKVILEIKAFATLHNKYLGQVITYLNHTALPIGLLMNFGDRRLLSRRVFPSPQATEFRDNHQWIFVPDWLQAQKRSQEETPF; this is encoded by the coding sequence ATGGGCGAAAAGATTCACGCTCCACATGAAGACCTAACTTATCGGATCATAGGTGCAGGTATGGCCGTTCACAGACAGCTTGGGCCTGGTTACAAAGAAGCAATTTATCAGGAAAAACTCGAACAACAACTGACAAAAGAGGGAATCGCTTTTGAGCCACAAAAAAACCTTCCCGTTTACTATAACGGGCAATTACTTGGTTTGTACATTCCAGATTTTATTATTGAAAACAAAGTTATTCTGGAAATCAAAGCCTTCGCTACACTTCATAACAAGTATTTGGGACAAGTCATTACTTACTTAAATCACACGGCTTTACCCATTGGTTTATTAATGAATTTTGGTGACAGAAGACTGCTATCGCGGCGTGTATTTCCCTCACCTCAAGCTACTGAGTTTCGCGACAACCATCAGTGGATATTTGTCCCTGACTGGCTGCAAGCTCAAAAACGAAGTCAAGAAGAGACTCCGTTTTAG